A stretch of Saccharothrix texasensis DNA encodes these proteins:
- a CDS encoding MFS transporter, with product MVRLLHLRDRRGAGVPEVVLPEASALVGLLLSFSTFWAGFVARPVGGLVFGHVGDRFGRKPALVTCLALMASATFLIGLLPTSATLGVMAPVLLVLLRFLQGIAVGGQWGGVVLLLTETAGPRRRGFAGTFGQAGVPLGVILGNVAFLVVGATVPAASFATWGWRVPFLASALLFPVVLFIQLKVEDSPVFRDIKERRGDGPAPAPLGEVLRTHRRPVLLGAGLMFASNAVFYVSIAGVLDYATRELGLARNSVLVVTLLSSLVSVPVILLAGRWSDRHGRRPLIIVGAAAMIVWAFLYFWLVDTASLGLVFVALAVSGVGSSLVYGPVAAYLAELFEPQVRYSGASLAYQLASILVSGGTPFIMTALLVATGTSASVSAFLLVMGVVTLASVLGLRETHRGRGSENNS from the coding sequence GTGGTACGACTTCTTCATCTACGCGACCGCCGCGGCGCTGGTGTTCCCGAAGTTGTTCTTCCCGAGGCGTCCGCGCTGGTCGGGCTGCTGCTGTCGTTCAGCACGTTCTGGGCGGGGTTCGTCGCCCGACCGGTCGGCGGGCTGGTGTTCGGCCACGTCGGCGACCGGTTCGGCCGCAAGCCCGCGCTGGTGACGTGCCTGGCGCTGATGGCGTCGGCGACGTTCCTGATCGGGTTGCTGCCCACGAGCGCCACGCTGGGCGTGATGGCGCCGGTGCTGCTCGTGCTGCTGCGGTTCCTCCAGGGCATCGCGGTGGGCGGGCAGTGGGGCGGCGTCGTGCTGCTGCTGACCGAGACCGCGGGGCCGCGGCGGCGCGGGTTCGCCGGCACGTTCGGGCAGGCGGGCGTGCCGCTCGGGGTGATCCTGGGCAACGTGGCGTTCCTCGTCGTGGGCGCGACGGTGCCGGCCGCTTCGTTCGCGACCTGGGGGTGGCGGGTGCCGTTCCTGGCGAGCGCGCTGCTGTTCCCCGTGGTGCTGTTCATCCAGCTGAAGGTGGAGGACAGCCCGGTGTTCCGGGACATCAAGGAACGGCGCGGCGACGGACCCGCGCCCGCGCCGCTGGGCGAGGTGCTGCGGACCCACCGGCGGCCGGTGCTGCTCGGGGCCGGGCTGATGTTCGCGTCGAACGCGGTGTTCTACGTCAGCATCGCGGGCGTGCTCGACTACGCGACCCGCGAACTGGGGCTGGCGCGGAACTCGGTGCTGGTCGTGACGCTGCTGTCGTCGCTGGTCAGCGTGCCGGTCATCCTGCTGGCCGGGCGCTGGTCGGACCGGCACGGCAGGCGTCCGCTGATCATCGTGGGCGCGGCGGCGATGATCGTGTGGGCGTTCCTGTACTTCTGGCTGGTCGACACCGCGTCGTTGGGCCTGGTGTTCGTCGCGCTGGCCGTGTCCGGTGTCGGGTCGAGCCTGGTCTACGGACCGGTCGCGGCATACCTGGCGGAGCTGTTCGAGCCGCAGGTGCGCTACTCGGGCGCCTCGTTGGCCTACCAGCTGGCATCGATCCTGGTCAGCGGCGGCACGCCGTTCATCATGACGGCTCTGCTGGTCGCCACCGGCACGTCCGCCTCGGTGTCGGCGTTCCTGCTGGTCATGGGCGTGGTGACGCTGGCGTCCGTGCTCGGGCTGCGGGAGACGCATCGAGGCCGAGGATCCGAAAACAATTCGTAG